In one window of Poriferisphaera corsica DNA:
- a CDS encoding CpaF family protein, with translation MISQKIFETTIRHYLAPIIEYLDDPGVAEVMVNRFDEIYIEKNGELIKTPARFVDLEHYEAATNNILQFTRQSLNSDKTLMDARLPDGSRVHVAKSPCARRGTVMTIRKFSKEMLDIDWLVELGTLTPEAKDFIRLAVEGEMNLLVTGGTSSGKTSLLNALSVFIPSEQRIVVIEDSAELQLQKEHIVSMETKAPDRFGHGGVSIRDLFRSSLRLRPDRIIIGEVRGGEALDMIQAMTSGHGGSMGTLHANNPMDAMNRLETMAMMAKVDLPLVALRGQVASAIDLVIQMSRQEGGKRMVTQISEIGSLGENGRHVLRDIYRLESSKSDDPQNNSHKLAWTGERPELADRLNYKQLDQCGDALRKVFGLAAAETT, from the coding sequence ATGATAAGTCAGAAAATTTTCGAGACGACGATCCGTCATTACCTCGCACCCATCATTGAATATCTCGATGATCCGGGTGTTGCTGAGGTTATGGTCAATCGATTTGATGAGATTTACATTGAGAAGAACGGTGAGCTAATCAAGACACCGGCGCGGTTTGTAGATCTTGAGCATTACGAGGCGGCAACGAATAATATCCTTCAATTTACGAGACAATCGCTAAACAGTGACAAAACGTTGATGGATGCGAGGTTGCCGGATGGCTCTCGTGTGCATGTGGCTAAATCGCCATGCGCGAGACGCGGAACTGTGATGACGATTCGAAAATTCAGTAAGGAAATGCTGGATATCGATTGGTTAGTAGAACTAGGTACGTTAACGCCCGAAGCGAAGGATTTTATTCGCCTTGCAGTCGAAGGCGAGATGAACCTTCTGGTGACAGGCGGCACGTCATCAGGCAAAACATCTTTACTGAACGCGCTCTCTGTATTTATCCCATCGGAACAGCGGATTGTTGTGATTGAAGATTCTGCTGAGTTACAATTACAAAAAGAACACATTGTTTCGATGGAAACCAAAGCGCCGGATCGCTTCGGTCATGGGGGTGTGTCTATTCGTGATCTATTCCGTTCATCGCTTAGACTTCGACCTGACCGGATCATTATTGGCGAGGTGCGGGGCGGGGAAGCACTGGACATGATTCAGGCGATGACATCGGGCCATGGCGGATCGATGGGGACATTGCATGCCAACAATCCAATGGATGCGATGAACCGCCTTGAAACAATGGCGATGATGGCGAAAGTGGATTTGCCGTTGGTTGCGCTGCGAGGTCAAGTCGCATCGGCGATTGATTTGGTGATCCAGATGTCTCGGCAAGAGGGCGGGAAACGAATGGTTACACAGATCTCGGAAATTGGCTCATTGGGTGAGAATGGTAGACACGTTTTACGGGATATTTATAGGCTCGAATCGTCTAAAAGCGATGATCCTCAAAATAATTCACACAAACTGGCATGGACAGGTGAAAGACCTGAGCTAGCAGACCGTCTTAATTATAAGCAGTTGGATCAGTGCGGCGATGCACTACGCAAGGTGTTTGGGCTGGCTGCTGCGGAAACCACTTGA
- a CDS encoding Flp family type IVb pilin, with protein MILMLAHYHVRKLKVSLRRFKRNQRGATALEYLLVIGAIVLPSYVIIQMMLDLLVTHYQITVDLNGMPFP; from the coding sequence ATGATTTTGATGCTGGCACATTATCACGTACGAAAGCTTAAAGTGTCGCTCAGACGTTTTAAGCGTAATCAACGTGGTGCGACAGCACTGGAGTATTTGCTTGTCATTGGTGCGATCGTGTTGCCAAGCTATGTGATTATTCAGATGATGCTTGACCTATTAGTTACGCATTACCAGATTACGGTAGACCTGAATGGCATGCCGTTTCCTTAA
- a CDS encoding prepilin peptidase: protein MPYVSAIAFIALITLVVISAITDIREGLVYNRVTYSAIVLGFMFWAIAGWMDYGTGLKAATLGFSAGLLPYALMFFLGGLGGGDVKLMAAVGTISASWQCVLSTTVYALIIAMLFCIFVMFRKKIIWQTLSKILVAFLSVRAGTKHRFENAGAQIPFAAAVAVGATLAGAEQLLGLTTPWSWLNP from the coding sequence ATGCCATACGTTTCTGCAATTGCTTTTATTGCATTAATCACTCTGGTTGTAATCTCTGCGATTACAGACATCAGAGAAGGTCTGGTTTACAACCGCGTCACATACTCTGCAATTGTCTTAGGGTTTATGTTCTGGGCCATCGCAGGTTGGATGGATTATGGCACGGGTCTTAAAGCTGCAACGCTTGGTTTTTCAGCGGGTTTGTTGCCTTATGCACTGATGTTCTTCTTGGGTGGATTAGGCGGAGGTGATGTCAAGCTTATGGCTGCAGTTGGAACAATCAGTGCGTCGTGGCAATGTGTTCTGTCAACCACCGTGTATGCTCTAATCATCGCGATGCTCTTCTGCATATTCGTGATGTTTCGCAAGAAAATCATATGGCAAACTCTCTCGAAAATTCTTGTTGCATTTCTGTCAGTTCGGGCAGGTACAAAACATAGATTCGAAAATGCGGGCGCTCAAATTCCATTTGCCGCTGCAGTGGCTGTGGGGGCAACATTAGCTGGGGCGGAACAACTATTGGGACTGACTACGCCGTGGTCGTGGCTAAACCCGTAA
- a CDS encoding serine/threonine-protein kinase, with the protein MNSPDFKKPQLSPLNPGDRVGAYTIIEQIGSGGSSIVFKAQDTLLKNIVAVKHIMLDPASDDEHLRHRVQQEISIHKQVTSDLPNFLVKMIDFIDDPRGIFIVMEYIDGPSLEQMLTMSTMPMPLRQALGIIAGTAVALNHIHSKGIIHRDLKPANIMLPRTGGLKLTDFGLATVIAEQETMSLGSARYMAPEMLSGQNLDVRSDIYSLGLIAYESIIGRSNFEIAFRPILRDNRNQALRWMKWHTNNRAQIPAINQFMPDMDPKIGEFINRLLAKEPDKRIPTTVDLLNAIRMHFLELNIPDSMFDQNNTIGHDTPVSTAHDTAPLPQVGKRYKILASILGIVALSGIATGIILYNKQSYAFKKKISTSTELIESAQQHYNSGNFDSALNFYRTVSNDWGVDSKLGRKAKSGINLSKGQIALREKNFNDAIVAFKQALVLEGLDKRQINQLIEEAKKRRDFYDAVNRIERDITELRLPQAQATLEQWRDLSLTTEETDLIKELEIRLGDQRLQIEVTAIIKEAEKLVAIGRRDQAIRELEIAKSRISSSQLRQQYENLLANASYDLAIIEAQRAEADNQYGKAVESYMGAYNIKKSDDLRDKINQLQSRSELEKGLLLMQEGDYKRAKTALLSSLGYKKNAAANEALKRIDAEDQYQLFMQAGQKAMNEVDFEVAMNHFKQAVDLRPTEAANEQYTEASIFYWADLCKEALRNRDLDKAQSIIAKTEAIDSLHEQIDPLREQFSITSEYLKFLNTGDKQRQNSRFSEAKINYRKAAKIMKTVEIDTRLQDIEFEHLLAKARALILIGDRKNSLAVLQTASEIQTTPELHELMRQVLIEDEKQ; encoded by the coding sequence ATGAACTCACCTGATTTCAAAAAACCACAATTATCTCCACTCAATCCCGGCGATCGAGTCGGTGCTTACACTATTATCGAACAGATCGGTTCGGGTGGTAGTTCGATTGTATTTAAAGCACAAGATACGCTTTTAAAAAATATCGTCGCTGTCAAGCATATCATGCTCGACCCAGCTTCGGATGATGAACATTTGCGCCATCGCGTTCAGCAGGAAATTAGTATCCATAAGCAGGTCACGAGTGATCTTCCCAATTTTTTAGTAAAAATGATCGACTTCATTGACGACCCGAGAGGAATTTTCATCGTCATGGAGTACATTGATGGCCCTTCGCTTGAGCAAATGCTGACAATGTCAACTATGCCAATGCCTCTACGACAAGCACTGGGGATCATAGCGGGTACAGCGGTCGCATTGAATCACATCCATTCGAAAGGGATCATCCATCGTGATCTTAAGCCTGCAAATATTATGTTACCGCGGACAGGTGGTCTGAAGCTAACCGATTTTGGCCTTGCAACCGTAATCGCTGAGCAAGAAACCATGTCACTAGGCTCTGCTCGGTACATGGCTCCCGAGATGCTTAGTGGTCAAAACTTGGACGTCCGCTCTGATATTTATTCTTTAGGTTTGATTGCATATGAATCAATCATCGGGCGATCTAATTTTGAAATCGCCTTCAGGCCAATATTGCGCGACAATCGAAATCAAGCGCTTCGCTGGATGAAATGGCATACGAACAATCGTGCACAAATACCCGCTATCAACCAATTCATGCCTGATATGGATCCAAAAATTGGTGAATTTATCAATCGATTGCTCGCGAAGGAACCGGACAAAAGGATACCGACGACGGTAGATCTGCTCAATGCGATACGTATGCATTTCTTGGAGCTGAATATTCCAGACAGCATGTTCGATCAAAACAATACGATCGGACATGACACACCTGTTTCTACTGCACATGATACTGCCCCTCTACCCCAAGTAGGCAAACGCTATAAAATCCTTGCCTCAATACTTGGCATCGTCGCTCTATCCGGTATAGCGACAGGAATCATACTGTACAACAAACAAAGTTACGCATTTAAGAAAAAAATTTCCACATCAACAGAATTAATTGAATCTGCACAACAACACTATAATTCAGGTAATTTTGATAGCGCACTAAACTTCTACCGAACTGTCTCAAATGATTGGGGCGTTGATTCTAAACTGGGACGTAAGGCAAAATCGGGTATCAACCTATCAAAGGGCCAAATAGCATTACGTGAGAAAAATTTCAATGATGCGATTGTTGCTTTTAAACAGGCACTTGTGCTTGAAGGTTTGGATAAACGTCAAATCAATCAACTGATAGAAGAAGCAAAGAAACGACGTGATTTTTACGATGCGGTGAATCGCATTGAGCGAGATATTACTGAACTTCGCTTGCCTCAGGCCCAGGCAACACTCGAACAATGGCGTGATCTTTCTCTAACGACTGAAGAAACGGATCTCATCAAAGAACTTGAGATCAGACTTGGTGATCAAAGATTACAAATCGAAGTGACAGCCATTATTAAAGAAGCCGAAAAATTAGTGGCTATTGGCAGACGAGATCAGGCTATTCGTGAATTAGAAATTGCTAAATCTCGTATTTCCAGCTCCCAATTACGCCAGCAATATGAAAATCTTTTGGCGAATGCTTCCTACGATTTAGCGATCATTGAGGCGCAACGAGCAGAAGCTGACAATCAATATGGTAAAGCCGTTGAGTCATATATGGGGGCGTACAACATCAAAAAATCTGATGATCTTCGAGACAAGATCAATCAACTACAAAGTCGATCTGAGCTTGAAAAAGGCTTGCTCTTAATGCAAGAGGGCGATTACAAGCGAGCTAAAACTGCACTACTCAGTTCGCTAGGTTATAAGAAAAATGCTGCTGCGAATGAAGCACTTAAGCGTATTGATGCTGAGGATCAGTACCAGCTCTTTATGCAAGCAGGCCAAAAAGCAATGAATGAAGTGGATTTTGAAGTAGCGATGAATCACTTCAAGCAAGCTGTTGATCTAAGACCAACAGAAGCCGCGAATGAACAATATACAGAAGCATCGATTTTCTATTGGGCTGATCTATGTAAAGAGGCCTTACGGAATCGTGATCTTGATAAAGCTCAATCAATCATTGCAAAAACTGAGGCAATTGATTCGCTTCATGAACAAATTGATCCACTTCGCGAACAATTCAGCATTACGAGCGAATATCTGAAATTTCTCAATACAGGTGACAAGCAACGACAAAACTCAAGATTCTCTGAAGCCAAAATAAACTACCGCAAAGCGGCAAAGATTATGAAAACGGTCGAAATCGATACTAGGCTTCAAGATATTGAATTCGAGCATCTTCTTGCAAAGGCTCGAGCTTTGATCTTAATCGGCGACCGTAAGAATAGCCTTGCTGTTCTGCAAACCGCAAGTGAGATCCAAACTACACCAGAACTACACGAACTCATGAGACAGGTTCTGATCGAAGATGAAAAGCAATAA
- a CDS encoding RcpC/CpaB family pilus assembly protein, translating into MNFTQNQSATANAPTPVIQPKKPQQGSTKLVIIAIIIALCVTVLNFLYIQSQLSKSEKNSVVFYRYKHNIKAGKIIRENDIEICKLSDTYRNSLPEAYIDEFNKTDSLDVITNKPLMRDVYENRIVFFADFTESSYDRIDKKISMGKRLIALPVNYKTLPGILRPGMFVDIEAPFMQPRSMMTKVMPVMERVKVIAVGKQSLSDEMVASSRNARIGNYSTISIEVTPEQATQLSSIAKITAGDFEIHLRYPSDNERPKLLDIGINPDVMELIGRTTNGQR; encoded by the coding sequence ATGAATTTCACACAAAACCAATCCGCAACAGCCAATGCACCGACACCGGTTATTCAACCGAAAAAACCACAGCAAGGCAGTACCAAGCTTGTCATCATAGCGATCATCATCGCATTATGTGTAACAGTATTGAATTTCCTTTACATACAATCTCAGCTTAGTAAATCTGAGAAAAATTCAGTCGTCTTTTATCGCTATAAACACAATATCAAAGCCGGTAAAATCATTCGTGAGAATGATATCGAAATATGCAAATTATCCGATACCTATCGTAATTCGCTGCCTGAAGCATATATTGATGAATTCAATAAAACCGATTCATTGGATGTTATAACGAACAAGCCGCTCATGCGAGATGTGTATGAGAACCGTATTGTTTTCTTTGCTGACTTTACTGAATCTTCTTATGACCGTATTGATAAGAAAATTTCAATGGGTAAACGCCTGATCGCATTACCTGTTAATTACAAAACACTGCCGGGGATTCTTCGTCCAGGAATGTTTGTTGATATTGAAGCGCCATTCATGCAACCCCGCTCTATGATGACCAAAGTGATGCCAGTTATGGAGCGCGTCAAAGTCATTGCTGTTGGCAAACAAAGCTTGTCTGATGAAATGGTCGCTAGCAGCCGTAATGCCAGAATTGGGAACTATTCCACCATTAGCATTGAGGTTACTCCGGAACAAGCAACGCAGCTCTCAAGCATCGCAAAAATCACAGCAGGTGATTTTGAAATTCATCTCCGATACCCCTCGGATAATGAACGCCCTAAATTGCTTGACATAGGCATCAATCCTGATGTCATGGAACTCATCGGGCGTACAACTAACGGGCAACGATAA
- a CDS encoding ATPase, T2SS/T4P/T4SS family, with the protein MIFWVYDHSTNTRNKVEVNSTIINIGRDASCQLHLKSAFVAKKHARIIMRGNQMFLESTSLAGTRIANQEIEKGEPKLFDFGDEIQIGQFSLTAAAKEQVSEQDRSTKRNQQDLMAFEQKIHSRLLDLMNLRVTGHLNKQDANFVTQVQQHLNEILNQNIEQLSEDVICYACSLEIYRLVSSEVVRQCRGHIRTEYQAADDAMLDPLKEQDIVNIVNSIVDLMPLLFDPTTINEDLAVADESFEELFTQHYASISLPLRRYIVYRSLSKDILDILFGLGPLQDLLEMPSVSEIMVVGKDNIYIEKNGIIQNTSRNFFSNEILLSIIERILAPVGRRVDTSVPLVDARLSDGSRVNVVISPLSLTGPCLTIRKFGWVPFTMDDLIDRGSISEQCARFLQGCIIGKKNIIISGGTASGKTTLLNVLSAYARQEERIITIEESAELSLPQPHVVPLEGRPANVEGKGAFTIRELVRNALRMRPDRIIVGEVRGSEALDMLQAMNTGHDGSLSTLHANSPYDAAKRLETLVLMGVDMPIRAIREQIVSAVDLIVQISRFPDGSRRIANISELTSIDRDTGKIFLEDIFTLKNPKQPRLRHTGYLPAFSDELIEKEIFDVGVFL; encoded by the coding sequence ATGATTTTCTGGGTTTACGACCACAGCACCAATACACGTAACAAGGTCGAAGTGAATAGCACGATCATCAATATTGGTCGTGATGCATCGTGTCAACTTCATCTTAAGAGTGCGTTTGTCGCAAAGAAACATGCTCGCATCATCATGCGTGGCAACCAAATGTTTCTTGAATCTACCTCTCTTGCTGGTACACGAATTGCCAACCAGGAAATTGAGAAAGGCGAGCCCAAACTCTTTGATTTCGGCGATGAAATACAGATTGGACAATTCTCACTGACTGCTGCTGCGAAGGAACAGGTCAGCGAACAAGACCGTAGCACAAAGCGAAATCAACAAGATTTAATGGCTTTCGAGCAGAAAATACACTCTAGGCTGCTCGATCTAATGAATCTGCGTGTAACGGGCCATCTCAACAAGCAGGACGCAAACTTTGTCACACAAGTTCAACAGCACTTAAATGAAATCCTCAATCAAAATATTGAGCAACTCAGCGAAGATGTCATATGCTATGCCTGCAGTTTAGAAATATACAGACTCGTTTCATCCGAAGTTGTCAGGCAATGTCGCGGCCACATCCGTACAGAATATCAAGCCGCCGATGACGCCATGCTCGATCCATTAAAAGAGCAAGACATCGTTAACATTGTCAATTCAATTGTCGATTTAATGCCATTACTATTCGATCCGACGACGATCAACGAAGACCTTGCTGTCGCCGATGAGTCGTTTGAAGAACTATTTACACAACACTATGCATCTATTAGTTTACCGCTACGTCGATACATCGTTTATCGAAGCTTATCAAAGGATATTCTTGACATTCTGTTTGGCCTTGGGCCATTACAAGATTTATTAGAAATGCCATCGGTCAGTGAAATCATGGTTGTTGGCAAAGACAATATTTATATTGAAAAAAACGGTATTATTCAGAATACTTCCCGTAATTTCTTTTCAAACGAGATTTTACTTTCGATCATCGAACGCATATTGGCACCTGTAGGCCGCCGCGTCGATACATCCGTGCCGCTTGTTGATGCGCGACTTTCTGATGGTTCCCGTGTAAATGTTGTCATCAGCCCTCTTTCATTGACCGGCCCGTGTTTGACCATACGTAAATTCGGTTGGGTGCCTTTTACGATGGACGACTTGATTGACCGTGGCTCAATCAGTGAGCAATGCGCACGCTTCCTACAAGGTTGCATCATCGGTAAAAAGAATATCATTATCTCTGGTGGAACTGCATCAGGTAAAACAACACTCCTTAATGTCCTTTCCGCCTATGCCCGACAAGAAGAGCGAATCATAACTATTGAAGAATCTGCGGAATTAAGCCTCCCCCAGCCTCATGTCGTTCCATTAGAAGGACGCCCAGCAAATGTCGAAGGTAAAGGCGCATTCACTATTCGTGAGCTTGTTCGCAACGCTTTGCGAATGAGGCCTGATCGTATCATCGTTGGTGAAGTCCGTGGCTCTGAAGCACTAGACATGCTCCAAGCAATGAACACCGGCCACGATGGTTCTCTGTCTACATTACATGCTAATTCACCATATGATGCAGCTAAACGCCTCGAAACACTTGTCCTCATGGGTGTTGATATGCCGATCCGTGCGATCCGAGAGCAAATCGTGTCAGCGGTCGATCTTATTGTTCAGATTTCACGCTTTCCAGATGGATCTCGCCGCATCGCAAATATTTCCGAACTCACAAGCATTGATCGTGATACAGGGAAAATCTTCCTCGAAGATATCTTCACTCTGAAGAATCCGAAACAACCTCGCCTTCGCCATACTGGCTACTTGCCTGCATTCTCAGATGAATTGATCGAAAAAGAAATCTTTGATGTAGGGGTCTTTCTATGA
- a CDS encoding type II secretion system F family protein, protein MIDLSSELNLSVILILTFASTYLLIRHGHSVCKRYWQQQIIKYETVLCKQLLLDIKPQHAMIATSAAITFAFLFGTLTTSSPILGTILAAITFAIPHFLIKHLEAKRRKLLDSQLVDGLTTLASGVRAGLNLIQAIELLVLNHTGPIQQEFNHLLREYRMGLDLNQAMRNTGNRVGSPLYRLTFTAIEMHRKRGGDSGKSLDRIAESIREIHRLEGKLDAITAQGRFQAVMMACMPILFSIQLYIMDPEGFEMLFILPTGRMILLGIIAMLILAFVWIRKILAIDI, encoded by the coding sequence ATGATCGATCTGTCCTCTGAACTCAACCTTAGCGTCATTCTCATATTGACCTTTGCATCGACTTATCTACTTATCAGACATGGTCATTCTGTATGCAAACGTTATTGGCAACAACAAATCATCAAGTACGAAACCGTCCTTTGTAAGCAGCTACTACTTGATATCAAACCTCAACACGCGATGATTGCAACATCTGCAGCCATCACTTTCGCTTTTCTTTTTGGCACCTTGACCACAAGCAGCCCAATCCTCGGCACCATTCTCGCCGCGATCACTTTTGCCATCCCACACTTTCTCATTAAACATCTAGAAGCAAAACGGCGTAAATTGCTCGACAGCCAACTCGTTGATGGCCTAACCACCCTCGCTTCTGGCGTCCGAGCTGGTCTCAACCTCATACAAGCAATCGAGCTCCTTGTCCTCAACCACACTGGACCAATCCAACAGGAATTCAATCATTTACTTCGTGAATATCGCATGGGTCTAGATCTGAACCAAGCGATGCGTAACACCGGCAATCGTGTTGGCTCACCGCTCTACCGACTTACCTTTACCGCCATTGAAATGCACCGTAAACGTGGTGGTGATTCTGGTAAAAGCTTAGATCGAATTGCCGAATCTATTCGCGAGATTCACCGCCTTGAAGGTAAGCTTGACGCCATCACAGCACAAGGCCGCTTTCAAGCAGTCATGATGGCTTGCATGCCGATCCTCTTTTCAATCCAACTCTACATCATGGATCCCGAAGGCTTCGAAATGTTGTTCATTCTCCCTACAGGGCGCATGATCCTCCTTGGCATCATTGCCATGCTCATTCTTGCATTCGTCTGGATTAGAAAAATACTAGCGATCGATATTTAA